The Tenrec ecaudatus isolate mTenEca1 chromosome 17, mTenEca1.hap1, whole genome shotgun sequence sequence AGCCTGCATGCCAGGAGTAGAACTCACCCCGTGGCTCCATATTTAGTGCACAGGCCTCCAAGGAAGTGCCACACGAGGGGAATCTGCCCTCCTTTTGCCCCGGGACATAGTCCAGAAGGCTACGGAAGAAAGACTGAaacaggaaacctgcagagacattAAGGGTGGCAGTGCTTGAGATGAGACGAAATGTGGGTAGATTGGTGAGTGTAAAACCTTCACCCAGTCCACAGTGTAAGAGTTGGGAATGGCTATTTGGAGAAGAATCAGAGCCCATGTGACAGAGCCTCCTGGGCCCACCTGCCAGCGCCCAGAATCACAGGGACATCCCCACCTGACGGCACGTCAGAATCCAAAAGCCGAGGCTGCCGACACATTTCAAGCAGGTCCCTGGCGATTTGTAGGCATGGTCAGGTGGAGAGCCACTAGCATCCAGGCACTCAGGCTACCGAGCCTGCCCCAACCACTCCTGGAGAGGAGCCAGCTCCCTCTGCTGGGGGTGCAGTCTGTCTGGGAGCTGCGGCACAGATGGCTGAGAAGTTCAGTCATAGAAGATTTGAACAATAGTTCAGGCCTTCTAGCAAAATAATCAGCAGACCATGCAAAGAAGCCCTCAGGGGCTGCTGGGGGCAGGACACACAAGTCGAGCCCAGCAGGGGGACTCTGCCTGGGGCCCTTTGCCCGGAGGCTACTGGGGCAGCCAGGTACCTGAACCTTCTGGATCAGGTATCCTGGAGGGGTGTTGTCCCCTGGCTCTTAAAAATTCTTGCCCACTTAGCCCCCAGGAGAGGGCGAGTGTTCAGGTGCTGCGAGAAGGCGGTTGCACTGGGAGCCCGCCCGCCCCTGGGTGACATGCCGGAGACCCTCCTCTGCTAGTGGTTCAAGCCATGCTGCCACCAGGTACCTGCAGGGACGCgcgcagatctctctggggaagaGGTCAGAGGCCACTCCACGTAGCTGCCTTGTCCAGGGACATAGTCTGTGCCTGTTTGGGATTTGGGTCAGGTGGTTTTGTGCCTACGTCTTCCCAGCTACAGTGCCATGGCCATGGGGAAGCCCGGTCACCAGGTGCCCTCAGCCTTTAGCCAGGCCCAGCAAGGAGCTCTAAcggctcttccttccttcccctggGCTTCTCTAGGGGAGCAGTGGGGCCCACTAAAAGCACCCCATGCCAACCGCTTCATCTTCTCTCACGACCTCTCCAACGGGGCCATGAACATGCTGGAGGTATTCGTGTCCAGCCTGGAAGAGTTTCAGCCCGACCTGGTGGTCCTGTCGGGGTTGCACATGATGGACGGACAGAGCAAGGAGCGCCAGAGGAAGAGACTGCTGGAGGTAATGGCCCTGAGCGCACCCGCCCCGGCACCCCAGCGGGGGTTCCCCTCCAGCTTCCCACCCCTCTGGGTTGTTGTAGCTTGTGCTAGCTTGCCTCTGGTCCTGGCTTCCCAGGCCGTGCCTCTGCGGGCTGGGAGGGCTGCCCTGCCTCCAGGAAGACACACTACACGGTGTGCGTGCAGGCGTGGACAGCGGCTTCAGTGGGACAGGTCAGAAACCCTTTGCCTGAGTCTCTGCATTCTGTGCCAACTGGAACGTGGCTGCCCACACAGGGCTCTATCTGCTGCCTCACTGCACACCAGGAGGCCGAGGGCCCTGCCGGCCCAGCCACTCAGCCCAGGTCCCTAGGAGTATGCTAGCAACTCGCAGGACTGGGAAGATTCTTTGTCAGCTCTGGGTGTGCAGGCCGGGACCTATGCAGGACCTCGTCCTCCCTGCCATGTGCGTTCCCTGGCCCGCGGAGGCCGGTGGTGAGCCACGTTGCCGAGAGCCCTCACGAGGCTACCGAGCATGCATGGCAtcagccttcctctccttcctggCGTATCTTCTAACGGCCGTGTCACCCTCTCTTCTTTGCAGGTTGTCAACTCCATTTCTGACATCCCCACCGGGGTTCCCATCCACTTGGAGCTGGCCAGCATGACCAACCTGGAGTTGATGCGCAGCATCGTGCATCAGGTAAGCCCCAGGGCCAGGCATGCTGGGCAAGAAGGTCTCACACTGGGCTAGGCTCGTGCCTAGGCTGTTCTGGGTTGGGCCTCTCCGTCTGAAGCAGGGCACTGCCAGTCGTTTTCATGGAGCCCAGCAGAAAACGGAGAGTCAGCTCAGCTGCTTTTGCTCGGACCTTAAGAAGCCAGCAGAGAGGAAACTGGGGAGTTCCACTTCCTCCTCGCCAAGCGGGCACGGGCTCATTCCTGCCTTTGGGCGGGCAGGGGCTCAGGTAACCGCAGGAGCAGGAGGGTCCTGGaaggcctggggtggcagtgCCAGCTCTGCCCGCACGAGGACCAGGGCAAGCCACACAGACCACTTAAACTAGGAGTGTCTTTCTGTggttaaaagcaaaaacaaatgtAAAAAGATACATGAGGGGACTGCAAAACGCTAGTGGAAAAACACCTTTAACTTCTCATTCCAGTTTCCCACTCgccttttgaagcccccctgtAAAAGGAAGTCTCCCCATCTTGTAATTTTATCCCGCCCGGGAGCAAGTGCAAGTACGGGAAGCCTCCGACTGGGCATGCTGCACGGAGGCATTTACAAGCTTGATGTCAGAGGGCCGGCCCTGAGAATCCTATCCGTTGACCTCCCATAAGCCACGTTTACAAACAGTTAGTTCCTCACAACCTGACCACCTGAACATGACTGATCTGCCAGGTGGAAATCGCACTGCAGTCACGACCTTATTTACACTTCCCAGATGGAGGTGGACCACCCTTCACTCTTTCAGCGATAGCCATTTTTACCTCCTCGTCTGTGCAACGTCCGCATCACCTCTCTGGGCCTCCGTCCCTTTGCCCTCATGGGCGACAGCAAGGAGAATGAACTAGAGCCGTTAGCTCAGGGCCTGGTACAGAGCACACAGTGACCGGAAGCTGCGAGGATAAGAGCAAAGGCCTTtggaagggccctggtggcacagcagggtAAGCATTGGAGCACTATCCtcgaggtcggtggtttgaacccaccagcggctccatgggagaacgatggaattgcctgctcccataaagatttacagcttgggaAATCCGATTCAGGGCcactgagttagaactgacttgacagcagtgggtagaTTTAGGCTAtttgttaaaatatataaatacacaccTGGGCTCATCTATCCTCAGACATTTACAACATGTGAACGAGCCTTCTGTGGTTCCAAGGGGGCACAAGCTGGTGCAAAACTGTCAGTGTTTTGCACCATCCCAACAAGACAAGGCAGCCCAGGCATGAAGGCACGGTCACCACCAGGCAATGAGGAAGAGCCCATTCCCGATCACACCTGCGGTGTTTGGAGCACGTGTGGGCCAGGGAGCCCGAGTGCGCAGCCATGAGGGGATGGCAAGCAGAGCAGCTGAGCTGCCGTTTCCTCTTTCCAGGGGCAGCTAGGCCACCCACCAGCTTTCTAGCACAGCGGCTCTCAACCcggtggtcgaatgaccctttcccacgggtcacctgattcatcgcagtagcaaaatgacagtgatgacgtagcaatgaaagtaattttgcaCACTGCCTTACGATGGTGTGTCTGAACGGTCTCAGGCTGCAGGGGAGCAGCTTCTGGGTGACTTAAAGTGGTAGTGGAGGTGCCGGTGGTGAGAGCTGTAGGAACACCAGCAGTGAGTGGCATGAGATCCATCATTTTGGAACCACTGACTTCGGGGCTGAGAATCATATACCTGCCTCCCCATCAttaagtcccagctgtgtcctagGACACCTGCAGAGAGAGACCTGCTGTTTCTTTTTTGTTAGCAGGTCTTTCCTGTGGTGACTTCCCTTGGGCTGAACGAACAGGAGTTGTTATTCCTCAGCCAGGCGGCCTCTGGCCCTCACTCTTCTCTCGCCTCCTGGAACGGTGTTCCTGATGTGGGCATGGTCAGTgacatcctcttctggatcttGAAAGAACATGGGAGAAGTCAGAAACGAGCCTCGGACCTCACCAGGATCCACTTCCACACGCTGGTCTACCACATTCTGGCAACCGTGGATGGGCACTGGGCCAACCAGCTGGCGGCCGTGGCGGCCGGGGCCCGCGTGGCTGGGACACAGGCCTGTGCCACAGAAACCATCGATGCCAGCCGAGTGTCCCTGCTGGCACCCAGGGAATTCAGCACCTCCCACTCGGAGGCCGGCTCCAGGATCACTGTAAACCCCAGCAAGCCAGTCGTGGAGTGGCACAGGGAGGGGGTATCCTTCTACTTCACGCCGGTCCTGGTGTGCAAAGACCCCGTTCGAACTGTGGGCCTCGGAGATGCCATCTCCGCAGAAGGACTCTTCTACTCCGAAGTCCGACCTCAATAGGAGGGCGATGGTTAGGGACAGCCTGCCCGAGGCAGGCGAACCGGCCAACTGTAGAGTCACAGGAAGAAACCAGGATTTCCGGTGTCCGAGGGGTTTCTAGATTTCATTAGAGAGCCAAAGAGCAACAACAGCCGATTAAACTACCAGCTACATTCCAGCCGTTGGCGACCACACAGAAACAGTTCAGGTTTTATTCACGGTGTTAGTTATGCACTAATACAACTGGCCTTTTTATGTTGTGTGTTACTTGATCCCCAAAGCCCCAGTTTATGCAAAGTCATCAAATATTTTAAGCCAAATGTCACAGTCAGCATGTCAACTGAAGACCCCCTTGAGTAGCGCATGTTTGGGCCCCCCCcttcgcccccccaccccagtggttctcaccttcctccCTAGAACAGTGCTCACAGCGGGCGCGGGCCTTCCATTCAGTGTTGCAGTGAAGACAGCTCATGAGCTTCCCTGCCCAGTCTCCTGCCCTCTGACTTGGGACACAGCCACAAACAAGGACCCAGCGTCCTCGGGCCTCCCTCTGCAGCAGGCTGGGGTGGAGTGTGGCGTGCTGCAGGGCCCATGGGCAGAGGCTCCTGAGGCCTGGATGCGCACGGCCCCGCGCTAGACTAGCACTTTGCAGCGGGAGGCTGGTAGCTCCGCTCATTCTCAGCCTGGCCACGAGTGCTCTGACGACAGCGGGGACCTGCAGTACCTGGAACAGATCGTGTCGTGGCTGACTTGTCCACCGACACACCACATCCACTGAAGAGCCTCAGGATCATGAGTGAATTTGTCATGTTTgttcgttgttttgtttttttaatcaaggAGATGTCTGTGtgcttaaaaaatattaaaaatagtttaCATTTCAGGAATCTTCTTTGTCATTGATTTTGTTCCCACCTACCACCGCTGAAGTGCAGATAAAATAGTAGCCACGCTGAGCTTGGCGCGATTGACAAGGACCTGCACTCCTGAAGCTTCCTTCTTGGATGCGTTGTTTGTGTCTTTGATTCAGGCAGTCCCTGAACTGCACCTGGGCTACAAACGCATCCCTCTGAGAATAGAAGGATAAGCTAAAGCAGCCAAGTTGATGTATAACCGGAGCCTAACCCCTGAAATGAGTCATGAGCCTGTGCAGTTTGCTCAAAGGGGCAGTGCCGGGCCAGCAGCTGGCGGCAGGCTGCTTAGTTCTAC is a genomic window containing:
- the ADPGK gene encoding ADP-dependent glucokinase isoform X1, with the translated sequence MALVRGSAYAGFLALAVGCVFLLEPELPGSALRSLWSSLRLGPAPALPGPASPEGRLAAAWDALIVRPARRWRRVAVGVNACVDVVLSGVKLLQAVGLSPGNGQDHTVLHSKNDLEEAFTHFLGKGAAAERFFSDKEAFHDIAQVASAFPKAQHYVGGNAALIGQRFAANPDLKVLLCGPVGPKLHELLDDAVFVPPESLQEMDEFHLILEYQSGEQWGPLKAPHANRFIFSHDLSNGAMNMLEVFVSSLEEFQPDLVVLSGLHMMDGQSKERQRKRLLEVVNSISDIPTGVPIHLELASMTNLELMRSIVHQQVFPVVTSLGLNEQELLFLSQAASGPHSSLASWNGVPDVGMVSDILFWILKEHGRSQKRASDLTRIHFHTLVYHILATVDGHWANQLAAVAAGARVAGTQACATETIDASRVSLLAPREFSTSHSEAGSRITVNPSKPVVEWHREGVSFYFTPVLVCKDPVRTVGLGDAISAEGLFYSEVRPQ
- the ADPGK gene encoding ADP-dependent glucokinase isoform X2, with the protein product MALVRGSAYAGFLALAVGCVFLLEPELPGSALRSLWSSLRLGPAPALPGPASPEGRLAAAWDALIVRPARRWRRVAVGVNACVDVVLSGVKLLQAVGLSPGNGQDHTVLHSKNDLEEAFTHFLGKGAAAERFFSDKEAFHDIAQVASAFPKAQHYVGGNAALIGQRFAANPDLKVLLCGPVGPKLHELLDDAVFVPPESLQEMDEFHLILEYQSGEQWGPLKAPHANRFIFSHDLSNGAMNMLEVFVSSLEEFQPDLVVLSGLHMMDGQSKERQRKRLLEVVNSISDIPTGVPIHLELASMTNLELMRSIVHQVFPVVTSLGLNEQELLFLSQAASGPHSSLASWNGVPDVGMVSDILFWILKEHGRSQKRASDLTRIHFHTLVYHILATVDGHWANQLAAVAAGARVAGTQACATETIDASRVSLLAPREFSTSHSEAGSRITVNPSKPVVEWHREGVSFYFTPVLVCKDPVRTVGLGDAISAEGLFYSEVRPQ